A single genomic interval of Ruminococcus sp. NK3A76 harbors:
- a CDS encoding ABC transporter substrate-binding protein — translation MCSGSHQARHGTYLCIAYTEQKTGKRMLDEKGSLGFDEADFEVMFDFYKQLVDKGVTKIIDDRDRKDFEDGKAAGTVMWISDAAYYVAPCRDKGNEIAVADYPVIEGAAVYGWYAKPTSLYCISGHTKHPEEAAKLVEFLLSSQEMAKLRGLENGVPASKSSLEVLEANDMIDGIQIEADEMRKTHTPNIKLLSPYTETAEFISGFDELSGKVFDGSMEIPEAAKQMREIITQALDK, via the coding sequence ATGTGCTCAGGCTCTCACCAAGCTCGGCATGGCACCTACCTCTGCATAGCCTATACAGAGCAGAAGACAGGCAAGCGTATGCTCGATGAAAAGGGCAGCCTCGGCTTTGATGAAGCGGACTTCGAGGTGATGTTCGATTTCTACAAGCAGCTTGTCGATAAGGGCGTTACCAAGATAATAGATGACCGTGACAGGAAGGACTTTGAAGACGGCAAAGCCGCAGGCACGGTCATGTGGATATCTGATGCGGCGTATTACGTTGCCCCCTGCCGGGATAAGGGCAATGAGATAGCTGTTGCGGATTACCCCGTGATAGAGGGCGCAGCAGTCTACGGCTGGTATGCAAAGCCTACCTCGCTCTACTGTATAAGCGGCCATACCAAGCACCCCGAGGAGGCGGCAAAGCTCGTCGAGTTCCTTCTCAGCTCGCAGGAAATGGCCAAGCTCAGAGGCCTTGAAAACGGCGTTCCTGCCAGCAAGAGCTCGCTTGAGGTGCTCGAAGCAAACGATATGATAGACGGCATACAGATAGAAGCCGACGAGATGCGCAAGACACACACCCCGAATATCAAGCTGCTCTCGCCTTATACCGAGACGGCTGAGTTCATCTCAGGGTTTGATGAGCTTTCAGGAAAAGTGTTTGACGGCAGCATGGAGATACCCGAGGCTGCAAAGCAGATGAGAGAGATAATAACTCAGGCACTTGACAAATAA
- a CDS encoding ABC transporter substrate-binding protein, whose amino-acid sequence MKRRIKRAAAAATAAVMLIMCSCSPADQHFEHNDRIKLSFSWWGKDVRHEYTTEAIEIFEEQNEDVLVYPRYAEWAGFKDRMDSKISSHSEADVMQINFGWLYEYSKKGYEFYDLGKLCDTINLLSFDSSVLEYGMIDGKLCGIPISMNAQTVYVNKTLFDKYSLPMPTTWDDYFKAAEIMNKDGIYVLRLSPSSAWHLPLHSLYRAEDRQAYAR is encoded by the coding sequence ATGAAGCGCCGGATCAAAAGAGCAGCGGCAGCCGCAACAGCCGCTGTGATGCTCATCATGTGCTCGTGCAGCCCTGCCGACCAGCACTTTGAGCATAATGACCGCATAAAGCTGTCCTTCTCGTGGTGGGGCAAGGACGTAAGGCATGAATATACCACCGAAGCTATCGAGATCTTTGAAGAACAGAACGAGGACGTGCTTGTCTACCCCAGATACGCAGAATGGGCAGGCTTCAAGGACAGAATGGATTCAAAGATAAGCTCGCACAGCGAGGCTGATGTCATGCAGATAAACTTCGGCTGGCTGTATGAGTACAGCAAGAAGGGCTATGAGTTCTATGACCTCGGAAAGCTCTGTGATACGATAAACCTTCTCAGCTTTGACAGCAGCGTGCTCGAATACGGCATGATAGACGGCAAGCTCTGCGGTATCCCGATATCCATGAACGCCCAGACCGTCTATGTCAACAAGACGCTGTTTGATAAGTATTCGCTGCCCATGCCGACAACGTGGGACGACTACTTCAAGGCCGCCGAGATCATGAATAAGGACGGCATATATGTGCTCAGGCTCTCACCAAGCTCGGCATGGCACCTACCTCTGCATAGCCTATACAGAGCAGAAGACAGGCAAGCGTATGCTCGATGA
- a CDS encoding diguanylate cyclase yields MKNNQSSHIKNTRNLLIISNCVILISVLVMAFYMMYSKMTESKDRNVSSMTSFASSLLKERMVDFMDSTQKSTEAFFRCEHKNFYPDESKMDITEIHKQQDEITAELLEMSLSDYYADYGIAYDDGSTAGIITDSTRDAFSGDVYSALNSFMKGENIQNWGTGYGGNFDKLYFVKRVNDHAIMTVSLYTKEVERRMKDVTGIADAKTNIIDKDGNIIFTADSEIKDMSGNHIDNRLFSMITDEHNTTISDEDYYVATDDINDNWRTVCVFSKERFNQENKQQFTSLLIIGISAALLSALISLFITRKLSAAALAQLYASGLDGVDRLTKLTNKFSTEDMIIETLESSPMGSCYGLVLIDIDNLKEINDSLGRTKGDDTILQVSSLIRSVFGESAVIGRLGGDKFETLADVTDFDLFKCLSTLEHKCADLCESLNSTFADDNKHYKITVSVGAALYPLSSDTYEGLVANADEALRVSKQKGGGCFTVYRRTESRKDGEDR; encoded by the coding sequence ATGAAAAACAATCAGTCTTCACATATAAAGAATACCAGAAATCTTCTGATAATATCAAACTGCGTTATCCTTATATCTGTTCTTGTTATGGCGTTTTATATGATGTATTCCAAAATGACCGAGTCTAAGGACCGCAACGTCAGCAGCATGACCTCATTTGCGAGCTCGCTGCTAAAAGAGCGTATGGTCGATTTTATGGATTCGACACAGAAAAGCACCGAGGCCTTTTTCCGGTGCGAGCATAAGAACTTCTACCCCGACGAGAGCAAAATGGATATCACAGAGATACATAAGCAGCAGGACGAGATAACTGCCGAGCTGCTCGAGATGAGCCTGTCGGATTACTACGCTGACTACGGTATCGCCTATGACGACGGCAGCACCGCAGGTATCATAACCGACAGCACGAGAGATGCTTTCAGCGGCGATGTGTATTCGGCTCTTAACAGCTTTATGAAAGGCGAGAATATACAGAACTGGGGCACAGGCTACGGCGGCAATTTCGATAAGCTCTATTTTGTCAAGAGGGTCAATGACCATGCGATAATGACAGTCTCGCTCTATACCAAAGAGGTCGAACGCAGAATGAAGGACGTAACAGGCATCGCCGATGCTAAGACAAATATCATTGATAAGGACGGCAACATTATCTTCACTGCCGATTCCGAGATAAAGGATATGTCCGGCAACCATATAGATAACCGCCTTTTCTCGATGATAACCGATGAGCATAATACCACTATCTCCGATGAAGACTACTATGTGGCGACTGATGATATCAACGACAACTGGCGCACAGTCTGCGTCTTCTCGAAGGAGCGCTTCAATCAGGAGAACAAGCAGCAGTTCACCTCGCTGCTCATAATCGGTATAAGCGCTGCCCTTCTCAGTGCGCTTATATCGCTTTTCATCACAAGAAAGCTCTCTGCGGCAGCTCTTGCACAGCTCTACGCATCAGGCCTTGACGGTGTTGACAGGCTCACAAAGCTCACAAATAAATTCTCCACTGAGGATATGATAATAGAAACTCTCGAATCGAGCCCTATGGGCAGCTGCTACGGCCTTGTGCTCATAGATATAGATAACCTTAAGGAGATAAACGACAGTCTCGGCCGTACAAAGGGCGATGATACGATACTCCAGGTGTCGAGCCTTATCAGGTCGGTGTTCGGTGAGAGCGCCGTAATAGGCAGGCTTGGCGGCGATAAGTTTGAAACGCTCGCTGATGTGACGGATTTTGACCTGTTCAAGTGCCTTTCCACTCTTGAACATAAGTGTGCAGACCTCTGCGAGAGCCTTAACAGCACATTCGCTGACGATAATAAGCACTATAAGATAACAGTCAGCGTCGGTGCAGCGCTCTATCCTCTTTCGAGCGATACCTATGAGGGGCTTGTGGCAAACGCCGACGAGGCGCTGAGAGTATCCAAGCAAAAGGGCGGCGGCTGCTTTACTGTTTACAGACGCACCGAGTCCAGAAAGGACGGTGAGGACAGATGA
- a CDS encoding glutamate-5-semialdehyde dehydrogenase gives MLNYIEQLGFNAKQCKVTLASATTEEKNAAIMEIANLLRRYKREIIAQNEIDLENGSRRGLSDALLDRLMLNEKRIDAMADACEHLCILEDPVGAVDGGHLSPKGMRILKTRVPLGVIGIIFESRPNVTVDAGALCLKSGNCCILRGGKEAINTNITLCALMRKALKTAGLPEDCIQLVENTEREMAVLMMKCNEYIDVLIPRGGARLIQAVVKQATVPVIETGAGNCHVYVDSTAELDMAVNIVDNGKTQRPSVCNAIETVLIHRDIAEDFLPKMKKKLDEHNVELRGDEMTKMILGDCVVPVTEDDYAAEFGDYILAVRVVDSLGEAIEHIQKYSTGHSECIVTESLFAADEFQKRIDAAAVYVNCSTRFTDGEEFGLGAEIGISTQKLHTRGPMGLKELTTVKYLINGSGQIRG, from the coding sequence ATGCTCAACTATATCGAACAGTTAGGCTTTAATGCAAAGCAGTGCAAGGTGACGCTCGCAAGCGCCACCACAGAGGAGAAGAACGCAGCTATCATGGAGATAGCCAACCTGTTGCGCCGCTACAAGCGTGAGATAATCGCACAGAACGAGATAGACCTCGAAAACGGCAGCAGACGTGGCCTTTCCGACGCTCTGCTCGACAGACTCATGCTCAACGAAAAGCGCATCGACGCTATGGCTGATGCCTGCGAGCATCTGTGCATACTTGAAGACCCGGTAGGCGCTGTTGACGGCGGCCACCTCTCGCCTAAGGGTATGCGCATACTCAAAACAAGAGTTCCGCTCGGCGTTATAGGCATAATCTTCGAGTCACGCCCGAATGTTACGGTAGACGCAGGCGCTCTCTGCTTGAAATCCGGCAACTGCTGTATACTCCGTGGCGGCAAGGAAGCAATAAACACAAACATCACCCTCTGCGCTCTTATGAGAAAGGCATTAAAGACTGCCGGCCTGCCTGAGGACTGCATTCAGCTTGTTGAGAACACCGAGCGTGAGATGGCTGTTCTTATGATGAAGTGCAACGAGTATATCGACGTGCTTATCCCGAGAGGCGGCGCAAGGCTCATTCAGGCAGTAGTTAAGCAGGCTACAGTTCCGGTCATCGAGACAGGAGCAGGCAACTGCCATGTTTATGTTGACTCCACTGCCGAGCTCGATATGGCTGTGAATATAGTTGACAACGGCAAGACACAGCGCCCGAGCGTGTGCAATGCTATCGAGACTGTGCTTATACACCGTGACATAGCAGAGGACTTCCTGCCTAAGATGAAGAAAAAGCTCGACGAGCACAATGTTGAGCTCAGGGGCGACGAGATGACAAAGATGATACTCGGCGACTGCGTAGTTCCTGTGACTGAGGACGACTACGCCGCAGAGTTCGGCGACTATATACTCGCAGTAAGGGTAGTTGACAGCTTAGGCGAGGCGATAGAGCATATCCAGAAGTATTCGACAGGCCACTCTGAGTGCATAGTTACAGAGAGCCTTTTCGCAGCTGATGAGTTCCAGAAGCGCATCGACGCAGCAGCCGTTTATGTAAACTGCTCGACACGCTTTACCGACGGTGAGGAGTTCGGCCTCGGCGCTGAGATAGGCATATCCACCCAGAAGCTCCACACCCGTGGACCTATGGGCCTTAAGGAGCTCACCACAGTCAAGTATCTTATCAACGGCAGCGGCCAGATAAGAGGGTAA
- the proB gene encoding glutamate 5-kinase yields MSYLKEKKRVVVKLGTSTLTHRTGRLNIRRVEGLVKNLADLQNAGHEIILVSSGAVGLGVAKLGLAAKPKDTPSKQACAAVGQCELMYLYDKLFSEYSLNVAQMLLTKFMLLEDRRQNVKNALEKIIEHGVIPVINENDTVAIDELELEVGENDSLAATVAELADADLLIIMSDIDGLYDGDPRKDDGASLIPVVDEITDEIRELAGGSGTKLGTGGMITKLNAAKIANEAGIDMIIINGKNPDNLYWLFETGEMGTIFKANKSND; encoded by the coding sequence ATGTCATACTTAAAGGAAAAAAAGAGAGTAGTAGTCAAGCTCGGAACATCTACGCTTACACACAGAACGGGCAGACTTAACATCAGGCGTGTCGAGGGGCTTGTTAAGAACCTTGCCGACCTGCAAAACGCAGGGCACGAGATAATCCTCGTGTCGTCGGGCGCTGTGGGGCTTGGCGTTGCAAAGCTCGGGCTTGCCGCTAAGCCTAAGGACACCCCCTCAAAGCAGGCGTGCGCCGCAGTCGGCCAGTGCGAGCTTATGTATCTTTACGACAAGCTCTTTTCGGAATACAGCCTGAATGTGGCTCAGATGCTGCTTACCAAATTCATGCTGCTTGAGGACAGGCGGCAGAACGTCAAGAATGCTCTTGAAAAGATAATCGAACACGGCGTTATCCCCGTTATCAACGAGAATGACACTGTGGCTATAGACGAGCTGGAGCTTGAAGTGGGCGAGAACGATTCGCTCGCAGCGACAGTTGCAGAGCTTGCAGATGCCGACCTGCTCATCATCATGTCAGACATCGACGGTCTCTATGACGGCGACCCGAGAAAGGACGACGGTGCAAGCCTTATCCCCGTAGTCGATGAGATAACCGACGAGATAAGAGAGCTCGCAGGCGGCTCGGGCACAAAGCTCGGCACAGGCGGCATGATAACCAAGCTCAACGCCGCAAAGATAGCCAACGAAGCCGGCATAGACATGATAATCATAAACGGCAAGAACCCCGACAATCTCTACTGGCTTTTTGAGACAGGAGAAATGGGTACGATATTCAAGGCAAATAAAAGCAACGACTGA
- a CDS encoding NUDIX hydrolase: protein MPEYWDLYDRQLRPLGKKYERDDSKQMPKGEFHIVANILSVNRQGRMLITRRYEGKNHGGYWEISGGSVLSGEQPVDGAARELFEETGLKADPGELRYMGQIIRESSGCIHNFYLYEGDFTEADITLQEGETTDFKLVWPREIERMAYADEFLDFLFYRIKAVYGDWFYKHK from the coding sequence ATGCCTGAATACTGGGACTTATATGACAGACAGCTAAGGCCGCTTGGTAAAAAATACGAGCGTGACGACAGTAAGCAGATGCCAAAGGGCGAGTTTCATATTGTCGCAAATATACTGTCCGTGAACCGTCAGGGCAGGATGCTCATAACCAGGCGCTACGAGGGCAAGAACCACGGCGGCTACTGGGAGATATCAGGCGGCTCGGTGCTGTCAGGCGAGCAGCCTGTTGACGGCGCTGCAAGAGAGCTTTTTGAAGAAACAGGCCTTAAAGCCGACCCCGGTGAGCTGCGCTACATGGGGCAGATAATCAGGGAAAGCTCAGGCTGCATACACAATTTCTATCTCTATGAGGGGGATTTCACGGAAGCTGACATCACCTTGCAGGAGGGCGAGACGACCGACTTTAAGCTCGTCTGGCCGAGGGAGATAGAGCGCATGGCGTATGCCGATGAGTTTCTGGATTTCCTTTTCTACCGCATCAAGGCGGTGTACGGAGACTGGTTTTATAAGCATAAATAA
- a CDS encoding D-2-hydroxyacid dehydrogenase: MTDMKICILDAETVTRDDVRLDAITELGEAKVFGFTKNEDIAQAIGDADAVICNKCLITEQVFSACENLKYVGLFATGYNNIDLAAATKHGAVVCNVPSYSRDAVAQHTFAFILEYYSKISQYIKMTADGGWINYKLFSNFCIPTAEVSGRTMGIVGYGSIGRKVADIARAFGMKVITYTRSPQKVTDGTECVSLEELLKRSDIVSLHCPLTAENDKMINAETLSLMKPSALLVNTARGGLVDEPALAKALKDGVIAAACVDALTLEPMREDCALQGVDNCFITPHVAWAPRETRERLIERVAENLRAWRDGVPINVVNR, from the coding sequence ATGACTGATATGAAGATATGTATCCTTGATGCCGAGACAGTGACCCGTGACGATGTCAGGCTTGATGCTATAACCGAACTCGGCGAGGCGAAGGTCTTCGGCTTTACCAAAAATGAGGACATAGCGCAGGCGATAGGTGATGCAGATGCTGTTATCTGCAACAAGTGCCTTATTACCGAGCAGGTGTTCTCAGCGTGTGAGAACTTAAAATACGTCGGGCTTTTCGCAACGGGGTATAACAATATCGACCTCGCTGCTGCCACAAAGCACGGCGCTGTGGTGTGCAACGTGCCGAGCTATTCGCGTGACGCGGTGGCACAGCATACATTTGCGTTCATTCTTGAATACTATTCAAAGATATCGCAGTATATAAAAATGACCGCTGACGGCGGCTGGATAAATTATAAGCTGTTTTCAAATTTTTGCATACCGACCGCCGAGGTGTCGGGCAGGACTATGGGTATAGTCGGCTACGGCAGCATAGGGCGAAAGGTCGCAGACATAGCAAGAGCCTTCGGCATGAAGGTGATAACATACACCCGTTCTCCGCAGAAGGTGACAGACGGCACCGAATGTGTGAGCTTAGAGGAGCTGCTGAAGCGCTCGGATATCGTATCGCTCCACTGTCCGTTGACAGCAGAGAATGACAAGATGATAAACGCCGAGACACTTAGCCTTATGAAGCCCTCGGCACTTCTTGTGAACACCGCAAGGGGAGGGCTCGTTGACGAGCCTGCGCTTGCAAAAGCCCTTAAAGACGGCGTGATAGCCGCTGCCTGCGTTGATGCGCTGACCCTGGAGCCTATGCGTGAGGACTGCGCTTTGCAGGGGGTAGATAACTGCTTTATAACTCCGCACGTTGCGTGGGCACCGAGGGAAACAAGAGAGCGCCTTATTGAGCGTGTCGCTGAGAACCTGCGTGCATGGCGTGACGGTGTACCGATAAACGTGGTGAACAGATGA
- a CDS encoding EAL domain-containing protein translates to MFHDGTELLKLVYFDYSACIVLAMILVSTVMRKMTKGRLNLLFIALSVTAFIASAADCYAVRHDNMLYDNIAVRMIEHEVYLLFHIVTTPLFCMYATELTDTRHLVRRHPVLRHLLSLPLIAAAGALLINPINKKTFYFDETMHYARGEWFWLLYVVAAVYICYLIFFLFRFKRSVGVARWVSLLILLVCMLGAIVLQMFFPRYPVEMFATAVGLLFISAMVQRPEEIMDVESGAKSRSAFAEDMQRSYDNHKAFDIIILKESNLHSFGDLLSYEERIKLLRRTIENVSKLSQQTGVYCEVYYLRGGVFALTLDDVYREQSMELAHALNKEMKLPIKVSSMHINLITYVCLIHCPEDLGSKTALFDFINKAIPADDEVTLAEDILSSGRYDMLIDMESIIGRAVSENTLEVYYQPIYSINEKRFTSAEALIRLKDEKYGFVPPDLFIPEAEKNGQIHKIGRFVFESVCDLIASDEFSELGLDYIEINLSVVECMRDTLADDIISTLERFGISHDRINLEITETFAAKSQSVMEANIRKLTEAGITFSLDDFGTGYSNMQSIALLPLTITKLDKTFASLEDNKKMTVVVEHSIDLIKALQMKIVVEGVETKEMLERFSQLGCEYIQGYYFSKPLPREDFIKFITERNQVPQG, encoded by the coding sequence GTGTTTCACGACGGAACCGAGCTTCTGAAGCTCGTGTATTTTGACTACAGTGCCTGTATAGTGCTTGCCATGATACTTGTTTCGACGGTCATGAGAAAGATGACCAAGGGCAGGCTCAATCTGCTGTTCATAGCGCTCAGTGTAACGGCGTTTATAGCATCGGCTGCTGACTGCTACGCCGTAAGGCATGACAATATGCTCTATGACAACATCGCCGTGCGTATGATCGAGCACGAGGTGTATCTGCTGTTCCATATAGTGACGACACCTCTTTTCTGTATGTATGCGACCGAGCTTACGGATACACGTCATCTTGTAAGGCGGCACCCGGTGCTCAGGCATCTGCTCTCGCTGCCCTTGATAGCAGCGGCAGGCGCTCTGCTGATAAACCCCATAAACAAGAAGACGTTCTATTTTGACGAGACTATGCACTACGCCCGTGGCGAGTGGTTCTGGCTGCTTTATGTCGTGGCTGCGGTGTATATATGCTATCTTATATTTTTCCTGTTCCGGTTCAAACGCTCTGTCGGCGTGGCACGGTGGGTGTCGCTGCTGATACTGCTTGTGTGTATGCTCGGGGCTATCGTTTTGCAGATGTTCTTCCCGAGATACCCGGTCGAGATGTTCGCTACAGCCGTGGGTCTGCTGTTTATCTCGGCAATGGTGCAGCGCCCCGAGGAGATAATGGACGTAGAATCGGGGGCAAAGAGCCGCTCGGCATTTGCTGAGGATATGCAGCGCTCGTATGACAACCACAAAGCGTTTGATATCATTATCCTCAAAGAGAGCAACCTCCACTCCTTCGGCGACCTGCTCAGCTACGAGGAGAGGATAAAGCTGCTGCGCCGCACAATAGAGAATGTCAGCAAATTAAGCCAGCAGACTGGCGTTTACTGCGAGGTGTATTACCTGCGTGGCGGCGTGTTTGCGCTCACACTTGATGATGTATACCGTGAGCAGTCGATGGAGCTTGCTCATGCGCTCAACAAGGAAATGAAGCTGCCTATCAAGGTCAGCAGTATGCATATAAACCTGATAACCTACGTCTGCCTGATACACTGCCCGGAGGATCTTGGCAGCAAAACGGCGCTGTTTGACTTTATCAACAAGGCTATCCCGGCGGACGATGAGGTGACACTGGCTGAGGATATCCTGAGCTCCGGCAGGTACGATATGCTCATAGATATGGAGTCGATAATCGGCAGGGCTGTGTCTGAAAACACGCTGGAGGTCTACTACCAGCCGATATATTCTATAAACGAAAAGCGCTTTACCTCGGCCGAGGCTTTGATAAGGCTCAAAGACGAGAAATACGGCTTCGTGCCGCCTGACCTGTTTATCCCCGAGGCGGAGAAAAACGGCCAGATACACAAGATAGGCAGGTTCGTGTTCGAGAGCGTGTGCGACCTGATAGCAAGCGACGAGTTTTCAGAGCTCGGGCTTGATTACATCGAGATAAACCTCTCAGTCGTCGAGTGTATGAGAGATACGCTCGCTGACGATATTATAAGCACCCTCGAACGCTTCGGCATATCCCATGACAGGATAAACCTGGAGATAACCGAGACATTTGCGGCCAAATCGCAGAGCGTTATGGAGGCAAACATAAGAAAGCTCACCGAGGCCGGGATAACATTTTCGCTCGATGATTTCGGAACAGGCTACTCCAATATGCAGAGCATAGCACTGCTCCCTCTTACCATAACCAAGCTCGACAAGACCTTTGCGAGCCTTGAAGACAACAAAAAGATGACTGTCGTCGTTGAGCATTCGATAGACCTTATAAAGGCCTTGCAGATGAAGATAGTCGTCGAGGGCGTTGAGACAAAGGAGATGCTGGAGCGGTTCTCTCAGCTTGGCTGTGAGTATATCCAGGGCTACTATTTCTCAAAGCCGCTGCCGAGAGAGGACTTTATAAAGTTCATAACCGAGCGAAACCAAGTCCCGCAGGGCTGA
- a CDS encoding biotin transporter BioY produces MNSSSAIDKRKDKGRFSPERIAFAAMFAALICICSWIAVPNPFSAGVSFTLQTFGVILAGLLLSPFEAFLVGLVYMMLGIVGLPVMSGFGTLYTRFPTAGGGYIIGFYITPVLIALARTGIFKITDPRFTGAKRKTAHFAVYLTLAIVIGILAVDIPGIIQGIYYTKMGLKQAIFPFALAFLPTDIVKCVLAALTASALEEPLMKIRSTTGNK; encoded by the coding sequence ATGAACAGTTCGTCAGCGATAGACAAAAGAAAAGACAAAGGCCGCTTTTCGCCGGAAAGGATAGCCTTTGCGGCGATGTTTGCAGCGCTCATATGCATCTGCTCGTGGATAGCAGTGCCAAACCCCTTCTCCGCCGGGGTGAGCTTTACGTTACAGACCTTCGGCGTTATACTCGCAGGGCTGCTTTTAAGCCCGTTCGAGGCGTTTCTGGTGGGGCTTGTTTATATGATGCTCGGCATTGTCGGGCTGCCTGTCATGTCAGGCTTCGGCACTCTGTATACACGCTTTCCGACAGCAGGCGGCGGATATATCATAGGCTTTTACATCACGCCGGTGCTCATAGCTCTTGCAAGGACAGGTATCTTCAAGATAACAGACCCCCGCTTCACAGGCGCTAAGCGCAAAACGGCACACTTTGCGGTATACCTCACACTTGCGATAGTCATAGGCATACTTGCAGTCGATATCCCCGGTATCATACAAGGCATATACTACACAAAAATGGGGCTTAAGCAAGCGATATTCCCCTTTGCGCTGGCATTTCTGCCGACAGACATAGTCAAATGCGTCCTCGCCGCCCTCACCGCCTCCGCCCTCGAAGAACCGCTTATGAAGATACGGTCAACAACAGGTAACAAGTAA
- a CDS encoding O-acetylhomoserine aminocarboxypropyltransferase/cysteine synthase family protein has translation MSKITERNLKFETKQLHIGQESPDPTTDARAVPIYLTSSYVFHNSQHAADRFGLRDAGNIYGRLTNPTQDVFERRIAALEGGVAALAVGSGAAAITYAIQTAAHAGDHIIAAKNIYGGTYNLLAHTLKDYGIDTTFVDPFDYDGIEAAIKDNTKAIEIETLGNPNSEVVDIERIANIAHKHKIPLIVDNTFATPYLVRPIEYGADIVVHSATKFIGGHGTTIGGVIVDSGKFDWEASGKFPWLVEPNVSYHGVSFTKAVGPAAFVTYIRAILLRDTGSTLSPVHAFVFLQGLETLSLRVERHAENALKVVKFLSEQPKVEKVNHPSVSTDPAQQELYKKYFPNGGGSIFTFEIKGGAAEAQKFIDNLQLFSLLANVADVKSLAIHPASTTHSECNEQELADQGIKPNTIRLSIGTEHIDDILFDIKEALDAV, from the coding sequence ATGAGTAAGATAACAGAAAGAAATTTAAAGTTTGAAACAAAGCAGCTTCATATAGGCCAGGAGTCACCTGACCCGACAACAGATGCAAGAGCCGTTCCGATATACCTGACATCGTCTTATGTGTTCCACAACAGCCAGCACGCAGCTGACCGTTTCGGCCTCAGAGATGCAGGCAACATCTACGGCAGACTTACAAACCCCACACAGGACGTTTTTGAAAGACGTATCGCAGCTTTAGAGGGCGGCGTGGCAGCACTCGCAGTCGGTTCCGGTGCAGCAGCTATCACATATGCTATCCAGACAGCAGCTCACGCAGGCGACCACATCATAGCAGCAAAGAACATCTACGGCGGCACATACAATCTGCTCGCTCACACACTTAAGGACTACGGCATTGACACGACATTCGTAGACCCCTTCGACTATGACGGCATCGAGGCAGCTATCAAGGACAACACAAAGGCAATAGAAATAGAGACTCTCGGCAACCCCAACTCCGAGGTAGTCGATATCGAGCGCATCGCAAATATCGCACACAAGCATAAGATACCGCTCATCGTTGACAACACCTTTGCTACTCCTTACCTTGTAAGACCTATCGAGTACGGCGCTGATATCGTTGTTCACTCGGCTACAAAGTTCATAGGCGGCCACGGCACGACAATAGGCGGCGTTATCGTAGATTCAGGCAAGTTCGACTGGGAAGCAAGCGGCAAGTTCCCGTGGCTCGTAGAGCCCAATGTGAGCTACCACGGTGTCAGCTTCACAAAGGCTGTAGGCCCTGCTGCATTCGTAACATATATAAGAGCTATCCTCCTTCGTGACACAGGCTCGACACTTTCCCCGGTACACGCATTCGTGTTCTTACAGGGTCTTGAGACACTTTCTCTCAGAGTTGAGCGTCACGCTGAGAACGCACTCAAGGTAGTCAAGTTCTTAAGCGAGCAGCCCAAGGTTGAAAAGGTAAATCACCCTTCTGTATCCACAGACCCTGCACAGCAGGAGCTTTATAAGAAGTATTTCCCGAACGGCGGCGGCTCTATCTTCACATTTGAGATAAAGGGCGGTGCTGCTGAGGCACAGAAGTTCATCGACAACCTCCAGCTGTTCTCACTGCTTGCAAACGTAGCAGACGTTAAGAGCCTTGCTATCCACCCGGCATCGACCACTCACTCCGAGTGCAACGAGCAGGAGCTCGCAGACCAGGGCATCAAGCCCAACACCATCAGGCTCTCGATAGGCACAGAGCACATTGATGACATACTCTTTGACATCAAGGAAGCTCTCGACGCAGTCTGA